A window of the Bos indicus x Bos taurus breed Angus x Brahman F1 hybrid chromosome X, Bos_hybrid_MaternalHap_v2.0, whole genome shotgun sequence genome harbors these coding sequences:
- the LOC113887442 gene encoding uncharacterized protein LOC113887442 isoform X2: MAQDSGLESGRLQPLPPIARPTVFHSPCGPLGGNLAQALLFSRTAYGCSPQCLLPASSLEVQVWSAFSRWWEATAFPATRSSPRGSPSSWVMLPRPPQHPAPSPTSLASRCRGLSVFGSRMARHPVGATDEKQCQCPAAPCAQNQQLWNPSPRVHSWSHFRAVGWRFGWHFPRPSPAPFSFGSLVFSY; the protein is encoded by the exons ATGGCCCAGGACAGT GGTCTCGAATCTGGCCGCCTCCAGCCGCTCCCACCCATTGCCCGGCCCACCGTGTTCCACAGCCC GTGTGGCCCGCTGGGAGGGAATCTTGCCCAGGCACTCCTGTTCTCCAGGACCGCCTATGGTTGCAGCCCTCAGTGCCTGCTGCCTGcctcttccctggaggtccag GTGTGGTCAGCCTTCTCTCGCTGGTGGGAAGCCACTGCCTTTCCTGCCACACGTTCCTCACCAAGAGGATCTCCCAGCTCCTGGGTGATGCTGCCCAGACCTCCTCAACACCCAGCGCCATCACCCACTTCTTTGGCCAGTCGTTGCCGAGGCTTGTCTGTCTTTGGCTCCAGGATGGCCCGCCATCCAGTTGGAGCCACAGATGAAAAGCAATGCCAGTGTCCAGCTGCCCCATGTGCCCAGAACCAGCAGCTCTGGAACCCCAGCCCCCGAGTACATTCTTGGAGTCATTTCAGGGCGGTGGGGTGGCGCTTTGGTTGGCATTTTCCAAGGCCCTCTCCTGCACCCTTTTCCTTTGGGTCACTGGTCTTTTCTTATTGA
- the LOC113887442 gene encoding uncharacterized protein LOC113887442 isoform X1, which yields MPKGRVRGSSLGPSLQSWRLRAALTCGLDAFHPPRVSNLAASSRSHPLPGPPCSTARVARWEGILPRHSCSPGPPMVAALSACCLPLPWRSRAGKSHEAGGSREIWGFPLSSRHPSLPEAEGGAIHSPGRIRCQVWSAFSRWWEATAFPATRSSPRGSPSSWVMLPRPPQHPAPSPTSLASRCRGLSVFGSRMARHPVGATDEKQCQCPAAPCAQNQQLWNPSPRVHSWSHFRAVGWRFGWHFPRPSPAPFSFGSLVFSY from the exons ATGCCAAAGGGCAGGGTCAGGGGGTCTTCGCTTGGCCCCTCCCTCCAGTCCTGGCGTCTGAGGGCGGCCTTGACCTGCGGTCTTGATGCCTTCCACCCTCCCAGGGTCTCGAATCTGGCCGCCTCCAGCCGCTCCCACCCATTGCCCGGCCCACCGTGTTCCACAGCCC GTGTGGCCCGCTGGGAGGGAATCTTGCCCAGGCACTCCTGTTCTCCAGGACCGCCTATGGTTGCAGCCCTCAGTGCCTGCTGCCTGcctcttccctggaggtccag GGCTGGGAAAAGCCACGAGGCTGGTGGTTCTCGCGAGATCTGGGGCTTCCCATTGAGCAGTCGTCACCCTTCCCTGCCTGAAGCCGAAGGAGGGGCTATCCACAGCCCAGGCAGGATCAGGTGTCAG GTGTGGTCAGCCTTCTCTCGCTGGTGGGAAGCCACTGCCTTTCCTGCCACACGTTCCTCACCAAGAGGATCTCCCAGCTCCTGGGTGATGCTGCCCAGACCTCCTCAACACCCAGCGCCATCACCCACTTCTTTGGCCAGTCGTTGCCGAGGCTTGTCTGTCTTTGGCTCCAGGATGGCCCGCCATCCAGTTGGAGCCACAGATGAAAAGCAATGCCAGTGTCCAGCTGCCCCATGTGCCCAGAACCAGCAGCTCTGGAACCCCAGCCCCCGAGTACATTCTTGGAGTCATTTCAGGGCGGTGGGGTGGCGCTTTGGTTGGCATTTTCCAAGGCCCTCTCCTGCACCCTTTTCCTTTGGGTCACTGGTCTTTTCTTATTGA
- the LOC113887442 gene encoding uncharacterized protein LOC113887442 isoform X4 — translation MILCEARILPPSLRPTRSNKGEVWPAGRESCPGTPVLQDRLWLQPSVPAACLFPGGPGVVSLLSLVGSHCLSCHTFLTKRISQLLGDAAQTSSTPSAITHFFGQSLPRLVCLWLQDGPPSSWSHR, via the exons ATGATTCTCTGTGAAGCCCGgatcctgcccccttccctccgcCCCACACGGAGTAACAAGGGAGAG GTGTGGCCCGCTGGGAGGGAATCTTGCCCAGGCACTCCTGTTCTCCAGGACCGCCTATGGTTGCAGCCCTCAGTGCCTGCTGCCTGcctcttccctggaggtccag GTGTGGTCAGCCTTCTCTCGCTGGTGGGAAGCCACTGCCTTTCCTGCCACACGTTCCTCACCAAGAGGATCTCCCAGCTCCTGGGTGATGCTGCCCAGACCTCCTCAACACCCAGCGCCATCACCCACTTCTTTGGCCAGTCGTTGCCGAGGCTTGTCTGTCTTTGGCTCCAGGATGGCCCGCCATCCAGTTGGAGCCACAGATGA
- the LOC113887442 gene encoding uncharacterized protein LOC113887442 isoform X3, whose product MPSTLPGSRIWPPPAAPTHCPAHRVPQPVSVTGMILCEARILPPSLRPTRSNKGEVWPAGRESCPGTPVLQDRLWLQPSVPAACLFPGGPGVVSLLSLVGSHCLSCHTFLTKRISQLLGDAAQTSSTPSAITHFFGQSLPRLVCLWLQDGPPSSWSHR is encoded by the exons ATGCCTTCCACCCTCCCAGGGTCTCGAATCTGGCCGCCTCCAGCCGCTCCCACCCATTGCCCGGCCCACCGTGTTCCACAGCCCGTGAGTGTGACTGGGATGATTCTCTGTGAAGCCCGgatcctgcccccttccctccgcCCCACACGGAGTAACAAGGGAGAG GTGTGGCCCGCTGGGAGGGAATCTTGCCCAGGCACTCCTGTTCTCCAGGACCGCCTATGGTTGCAGCCCTCAGTGCCTGCTGCCTGcctcttccctggaggtccag GTGTGGTCAGCCTTCTCTCGCTGGTGGGAAGCCACTGCCTTTCCTGCCACACGTTCCTCACCAAGAGGATCTCCCAGCTCCTGGGTGATGCTGCCCAGACCTCCTCAACACCCAGCGCCATCACCCACTTCTTTGGCCAGTCGTTGCCGAGGCTTGTCTGTCTTTGGCTCCAGGATGGCCCGCCATCCAGTTGGAGCCACAGATGA
- the LOC113887442 gene encoding uncharacterized protein LOC113887442 isoform X5: MAQDSGLESGRLQPLPPIARPTVFHSPCGPLGGNLAQALLFSRTAYGCSPQCLLPASSLEVQGWEKPRGWWFSRDLGLPIEQSSPFPA, encoded by the exons ATGGCCCAGGACAGT GGTCTCGAATCTGGCCGCCTCCAGCCGCTCCCACCCATTGCCCGGCCCACCGTGTTCCACAGCCC GTGTGGCCCGCTGGGAGGGAATCTTGCCCAGGCACTCCTGTTCTCCAGGACCGCCTATGGTTGCAGCCCTCAGTGCCTGCTGCCTGcctcttccctggaggtccag GGCTGGGAAAAGCCACGAGGCTGGTGGTTCTCGCGAGATCTGGGGCTTCCCATTGAGCAGTCGTCACCCTTCCCTGCCTGA